Part of the Pseudomonas sp. P8_241 genome is shown below.
TTCAGGTCGATGCCGCTGGCGCCGCTGAATTCTTCGTGCAGGCTCTTGCCGGCGTCTTCTTCCAGGTGTGCGCGGGTGATGCCGACGCGTTTGACCGTGCCGTCTTCGAGGGCGATGTCCAGGTGGCCCTTGCCGACGATCGGCAATTCCATCTGGCTGATCTGGTAGCCCTTGGGCAGGTCCGGGTAGAAGTAGTTTTTACGGGCGAACACGTTGTGCTGGCCGATCTCGGCGTCAATCGCCAGGCCGAACATCACCGCCATACGCACCGCTTCCTGGTTCAGCACCGGCAGCACGCCGGGCATGCCCAGATCTACCAGGCTGGCCTGGGTGTTCGGCTCGGAGCCGAAGGTGGTGGAACTACCGGAAAAGATTTTCGACCGGGTGGTGAGCTGGGTGTGAATCTCCAGCCCGATCACGACTTCCCATTGCATGTGTGTCTCCTCAGAAGCCGGTTGGGGTGCGGGTGTGCCAGTCAGTGTTGAGCTGATACTGGTGGGCAACGTTCAACAGGCGACCTTCCTGGAAATACGGAGCGAGCAATTGCACGCCGACCGGCAGACCGTCGACAAAACCTGCTGGCATGGACAGGCCCGGCAGACCCGCGAGGTTGGCGGTGATGGTGTAGACGTCTTCCAGGTATGCAGCGACCGGGTCGCTGTTCTTGGCGCCGAGCTTCCAGGCCGGGTTCGGCGTGGTTGGGCCGAGGATGATGTCGACCTCATTGAAGGCTGCCATGAAGTCGTTCTTGATCAAACGGCGGATCTTCTGCGCTTTCAGGTAGTAGGCATCGTAGTAACCGGCCGACAGCGCGTAGGCGCCGACCATGATCCGGCGCTGTACTTCCGGGCCGAAACCTTCGCCACGGGAGCGCTTGTACAGGTCGATCAGGTTGACCGGATTTTCGCAGCGGTAGCCGAAGCGCACGCCGTCGAAACGCGACAGGTTGGACGAGGCTTCCGCCGGGGCGATCACGTAGTACGCAGGAATGGCGTGCTGCATGTTCGGCAGGCTGATTTCCTTGATCACGGCGCCGAGCTTTTCCAGCTCCTTGACGCTGTTGTGGATCAGCTCGGCGATGCGCGGGTCGAGACCGGCGCTGAAATACTCTTTCGGCACGCCGATGCGCAGGCCTTGCAGCGAGCCGTTGAGGCTGGCGCTGTAGTCCGGCACGGGCTCATCGATGCTGGTGGAGTCGTTCGGATCGAAGCCGGCCATACCTTGCAACATAATTGCGCAGTCTTCGGCAGTGCGCGCCATCGGGCCGCCCTGATCGAGGCTGGACGCATACGCAATCATGCCCCAGCGCGAAACGCGACCGTACGTCGGTTTCAGGCCGGTGAGGTTGGTCAGCGCGGCGGGCTGACGAATGGAGCCTCCGGTGTCGGTGCCGGTGGCGGCAGGCAACAGACGAGCGGCAACCGCGGCAGCGGAGCCACCGGACGAACCGCCCGGTACGTGTTCCAGGTTCCACGGGTTTTTCACCGCGCCGTAGTAGCTCGACTCGTTGGCCGAACCCATGGCGAATTCGTCCATGTTGGTCTTGCCCAAGGTCACGGCCCCGGCAGCGGCCAGCTTGGCGACGACGGTCGCGTCGTAGGGAGCCTTGAAGTTGTCGAGCATCTTCGAGCCGCAGCTGGTGCGAATGCCCAGGGTGCAGAACAGGTCTTTGTGGGCGATCGGCGCACCGAGCAGGGCGCCGCTCTCACCATTGGCGCGGCGGGCGTCAGCGGCTTTCGCCTGCGTCAGCGCCAGGTCTTCGGTGAGGCTGATGAAACTGTTGAGCTGCGGATCGAGCTGGGCGATGCGCGCCAGCAGGACTTTAGTCAGCTCTTCGGAGGAAAACTTTTTATCGGCGAGTCCGCGGGCGATCTCGGCCAGAGTCAATTGATGCATTGCAGGCTCTTTCCCTATTAGTCGATGACTTTCGGAACCAGGTACAGGCCGTTTTCGACCGCTGGTGCGATGGACTGGTAGGCCTCGCGGTGATTGGTTTCGGTCACGACGTCTGCGCGCAGGCGCTGGCTGGCTTCCAGTGGGTGGGCGAGCGGCTCGATACCGTCGGTATTGACCGCCTGCATTTCGTCGACCAGCCCGAGAATGCTGTTGAGGGCCGAAGTGATGTGTGGAAGATCGGCATCATTTAGGCCAAGACAGGCCAGATGAGCGATTTTTTCCACGTCGGAGCGTTCAAGCGCCATTGGGATTCTCCAGTGGAAAACAAAACGGACGGCGTCCGTGTGTTAGATTGTCGGAACACTACCGCACTTCTACGGTCATAAGGCCGCGATTGTGGGGCTTGGTGCACAGAAAAGCGGCCAATTTAACATATTGGCGCCTTGCCCAAAATCCCTGTCGTTGTTAGAGTTTGCCGCACTTTTTTACCCACGCGTTGCCTAGGGTCCCTTTCCCATGTTCAAGAAACTGCGTGGCATGTTTTCCAGCGATCTTTCCATTGACCTGGGCACTGCCAACACCCTTATTTACGTGCGCGAGCGCGGTATCGTCCTGAATGAGCCATCGGTTGTGGCCATTCGGACACACGGTAACCAGAAAAGTGTTGTTGCTGTCGGCACCGAAGCCAAGCGCATGCTGGGTCGTACGCCGGGCAATATTGCTGCCATTCGTCCGATGAAGGACGGCGTTATTGCCGATTTCAGCGTCTGCGAAAAAATGCTGCAGTACTTCATCAACAAGGTTCACGAAAACAGCTTCCTGCAGCCTAGCCCTCGTGTGTTGATCTGCGTTCCGTGCAAATCCACCCAGGTTGAGCGTCGTGCCATTCGTGAATCGGCCCTCGGTGCCGGTGCCCGCGAAGTATTCCTGATCGAAGAGCCAATGGCTGCTGCGATCGGTGCCGGCCTGCCGGTAGAAGAAGCCCGCGGTTCGATGGTCGTGGATATCGGCGGCGGTACCACTGAAATCGCGCTGATCTCCCTCAACGGTGTGGTTTACGCTGAATCCGTACGGGTTGGCGGCGACCGTTTCGACGAAGCGATCATCACCTACGTGCGTCGCAACTACGGCAGCCTGATCGGTGAATCCACCGCAGAGCGCATCAAGCAGGAAATCGGTACGGCCTACCCGGGCGGCGAAGTTCGTGAAGTCGACGTTCGCGGCCGTAACCTTGCCGAAGGCGTTCCACGGGCATTCACCCTGAACTCCAACGAAGTGCTGGAAGCTCTGCAAGAGTCCCTGGCAACCATCGTTCAGGCCGTGAAAAGCGCTCTGGAGCAATCGCCACCGGAACTGGCTTCCGACATCGCCGAGCGTGGTCTGGTACTGACCGGTGGTGGCGCTCTGTTGCGTGACCTCGACAAGTTGCTGGCCCAGGAAACCGGTCTGCCGGTGATCGTCGCCGAAGATCCGCTGACCTGCGTTGCTCGCGGCGGTGGCCGTGCATTGGAAATGATGGATAAACACACCATGGACCTGCTTTCCAGCGAGTAAGTCGCCGGAATGCCTCTATGCTGTTGAGCGCGCAGGCAGCACTTTGCAGTGCTGCCTGTTCGCGTTTATCTTCTGTCAGTCTGCATCCAGGCCGGATCGCTGTCGTATGAATAAAGAGAACATTTGCCTGGGAGGAGCGGCTTATTAAACCGCTTTTCACCAAGGGTCCCTCACTGGGCGTGCGCTTGTTGGTGCTGGTCGTGCTGTCGGTCGCGTTGATGGTGGTCGATGCCCGCTTCACACTGCTCAAGCCGGTGCGTAGCCAGATGTCGCTGGTGCTGATGCAGTCTTACTGGGTCACCGACTTGCCGCAGCGGCTGTGGCAGGGCGTGGCAAGCCAGTTTGGCAGCCGGACCGAACTCGTCGCCGAAAACGAAAAACTCAAGACCGAGAACCTGCTGTTGCAGGGGCGCATGCAAAAGCTTGCCTCCCTCACCGAGCAGAACGTGCGGCTGCGCGAGTTGCTCAACTCCTCGGCGCTGGTCAATGAGAAGGTCGAAGTGGCCGAGCTGATTGGCATGGACCCCAACCCATTCACTCATCGCATCATCATCAACAAAGGTGAACGTGACGGCGTGATCCTCGGGCAGCCGGTGCTCGATGCCCGCGGGCTGATGGGGCAGGTGGTCGAGTTGATGCCCTACACCTCACGTGTTCTCTTGCTGACCGATACCACTCACAGCATTCCGGTACAGGTGAACCGCAACGGGTTGCGGGCGATTGCCAGCGGCACCGGCAATCCTGAGCGCCTGGAGTTGCGTCACGTGGCCGATACTGCCGATATCAAGGAAGGTGACTTGTTGGTCAGTTCCGGCCTCGGTCAGCGCTTCCCGGCGGGTTACCCGGTGGCGACGGTCAAGGAAGTGATTCACGACTCTGGCCAGCCGTTTGCCATTGTGCGTGCCGTGCCCACCGCTGCCTTGAATCGCAGCCGCTACTTGCTGCTGGTGTTCAGCGACGGGCGTACCGCCGAAGAACGCGCCAATGACGCGGCGCAGGCTCAGGAAGCGCTGGATCAGCACGGTGGTGGCCCGATGATTCCTCCTGCGGTGTCCAAGCCTGCCCTTGTACCGGCTGCAGCGGCCGCTCCGGTAGCTCCGGCGCCAGTGACTCCGGCTGCCCCGGCTCCCGCTGCCACGGCCCCGGTCAAACCTGTGACCCCCAAACCTGCCGCCAAGCCGCCCGCTGCCGCCAAGCCTGCGGCCAAACCGCCTGTCTCCGCACCGGCTTCTACTGGGGGACGAGAATAATGGTCGGTACCACCGC
Proteins encoded:
- the gatA gene encoding Asp-tRNA(Asn)/Glu-tRNA(Gln) amidotransferase subunit GatA translates to MHQLTLAEIARGLADKKFSSEELTKVLLARIAQLDPQLNSFISLTEDLALTQAKAADARRANGESGALLGAPIAHKDLFCTLGIRTSCGSKMLDNFKAPYDATVVAKLAAAGAVTLGKTNMDEFAMGSANESSYYGAVKNPWNLEHVPGGSSGGSAAAVAARLLPAATGTDTGGSIRQPAALTNLTGLKPTYGRVSRWGMIAYASSLDQGGPMARTAEDCAIMLQGMAGFDPNDSTSIDEPVPDYSASLNGSLQGLRIGVPKEYFSAGLDPRIAELIHNSVKELEKLGAVIKEISLPNMQHAIPAYYVIAPAEASSNLSRFDGVRFGYRCENPVNLIDLYKRSRGEGFGPEVQRRIMVGAYALSAGYYDAYYLKAQKIRRLIKNDFMAAFNEVDIILGPTTPNPAWKLGAKNSDPVAAYLEDVYTITANLAGLPGLSMPAGFVDGLPVGVQLLAPYFQEGRLLNVAHQYQLNTDWHTRTPTGF
- the gatC gene encoding Asp-tRNA(Asn)/Glu-tRNA(Gln) amidotransferase subunit GatC; the encoded protein is MALERSDVEKIAHLACLGLNDADLPHITSALNSILGLVDEMQAVNTDGIEPLAHPLEASQRLRADVVTETNHREAYQSIAPAVENGLYLVPKVID
- the mreB gene encoding rod shape-determining protein MreB, whose protein sequence is MFKKLRGMFSSDLSIDLGTANTLIYVRERGIVLNEPSVVAIRTHGNQKSVVAVGTEAKRMLGRTPGNIAAIRPMKDGVIADFSVCEKMLQYFINKVHENSFLQPSPRVLICVPCKSTQVERRAIRESALGAGAREVFLIEEPMAAAIGAGLPVEEARGSMVVDIGGGTTEIALISLNGVVYAESVRVGGDRFDEAIITYVRRNYGSLIGESTAERIKQEIGTAYPGGEVREVDVRGRNLAEGVPRAFTLNSNEVLEALQESLATIVQAVKSALEQSPPELASDIAERGLVLTGGGALLRDLDKLLAQETGLPVIVAEDPLTCVARGGGRALEMMDKHTMDLLSSE
- the mreC gene encoding rod shape-determining protein MreC, whose product is MKPLFTKGPSLGVRLLVLVVLSVALMVVDARFTLLKPVRSQMSLVLMQSYWVTDLPQRLWQGVASQFGSRTELVAENEKLKTENLLLQGRMQKLASLTEQNVRLRELLNSSALVNEKVEVAELIGMDPNPFTHRIIINKGERDGVILGQPVLDARGLMGQVVELMPYTSRVLLLTDTTHSIPVQVNRNGLRAIASGTGNPERLELRHVADTADIKEGDLLVSSGLGQRFPAGYPVATVKEVIHDSGQPFAIVRAVPTAALNRSRYLLLVFSDGRTAEERANDAAQAQEALDQHGGGPMIPPAVSKPALVPAAAAAPVAPAPVTPAAPAPAATAPVKPVTPKPAAKPPAAAKPAAKPPVSAPASTGGRE